One region of Ferrimicrobium sp. genomic DNA includes:
- a CDS encoding cysteine hydrolase family protein, whose product MATRALVVIDVQNEYISGNLPISYPKLSVSLANIGIAMDTAAELGMPIVVVQQVAPETSPIFAKGSNGYALHEVVTSRSCDHHVEKTLPSAFVGTDLAMWLETHAIDTIVIVGYMTQNCDESTARDALHHGLTVEFLSDATGTLAMANQQGSLGAEELHRAVLLVLQSRFAAVSTTREWVDAVRNGMDLERSNVVASTEIARS is encoded by the coding sequence ATGGCCACACGCGCACTAGTGGTAATTGATGTTCAGAACGAGTACATATCAGGAAATCTCCCTATCTCGTATCCCAAGTTAAGCGTCAGCTTGGCCAACATTGGCATCGCGATGGACACCGCTGCGGAATTAGGTATGCCAATCGTGGTCGTCCAGCAGGTGGCCCCAGAGACCTCACCAATTTTTGCCAAAGGGAGCAACGGTTATGCGTTGCATGAGGTCGTAACGAGCCGCAGCTGCGACCATCACGTGGAAAAGACATTGCCGTCTGCTTTTGTCGGTACTGACCTTGCTATGTGGCTGGAGACTCATGCCATCGACACCATCGTCATCGTCGGCTATATGACACAAAACTGCGACGAATCTACTGCCCGTGACGCCTTGCACCACGGTTTGACGGTCGAGTTCCTCTCTGACGCAACTGGCACCTTGGCGATGGCCAATCAACAGGGTTCGCTGGGTGCAGAAGAACTCCACCGGGCTGTACTGCTTGTGCTGCAGTCGCGCTTTGCAGCAGTTAGCACGACCCGCGAATGGGTAGACGCAGTACGCAACGGTATGGACCTGGAAAGGTCGAATGTCGTGGCCAGTACCGAGATAGCTCGGTCTTAG
- a CDS encoding MFS transporter, with product MKTPSNENPIDDKRGLPRRSSPWPLVAICVGYFMVILDTMVVNVALPGISRNLHASTGALQWTVDAYSLVFGALLLSAGALGDRRGAKGVFQIGMAIFGLSSLACGLAPTTDVLIVARCVEGLGAALAVPASLSLLQAAYPDQAARRRAFGIWGAVAGIAAGAGPVVGGALVSGFGWRSVFFMNVPIGVAGLALAARFLPSLPRRPRGADVAGQLVGVVSLVGLTAALIKVGASGWASPVVVTGLAVFVVAGGAFILIERRVSSPVLPMGLLSSPTFSSATAVGLLINLGFYGELFVMSIYLQEFRGFTPLAAGMALTPELAMAIFGSSVSGRVMAHTGPRLPMLVGLVVGGLGLASLVISGAHNSYWLLVVPLMAAGLGMSLVMPAATAAVMEAAPTERGGIASGTLNAARQVGGVIGVAIFGTLIASRGAFVTGLRTGMMIASGVFFLGALLTALYVGRARR from the coding sequence ATGAAGACACCAAGCAACGAGAACCCGATCGATGACAAGCGTGGGCTGCCTAGACGATCCTCGCCATGGCCGTTGGTAGCGATTTGCGTAGGGTACTTCATGGTGATCCTCGACACCATGGTCGTCAATGTCGCGCTTCCGGGAATCTCACGCAACCTGCATGCCTCAACGGGTGCATTGCAATGGACTGTCGACGCTTATAGCCTCGTGTTCGGCGCGCTGCTGCTTTCCGCTGGCGCACTGGGAGACCGCCGGGGAGCGAAGGGTGTCTTCCAAATCGGCATGGCCATCTTTGGGCTCTCTTCGCTCGCATGTGGGCTTGCCCCCACGACCGACGTGCTCATCGTAGCGCGGTGCGTCGAAGGCCTAGGCGCCGCTCTCGCGGTGCCAGCCTCTCTCTCGCTGTTACAAGCCGCTTACCCTGACCAGGCAGCTCGACGTCGGGCCTTCGGAATCTGGGGTGCGGTGGCTGGCATCGCTGCCGGTGCCGGCCCGGTGGTGGGTGGTGCACTCGTGTCGGGGTTCGGATGGCGTTCGGTATTCTTTATGAACGTGCCTATCGGTGTCGCAGGTCTGGCACTTGCAGCCCGGTTCCTGCCGTCTCTGCCACGGAGACCTCGCGGTGCCGACGTCGCCGGGCAGCTAGTAGGGGTCGTGTCTCTCGTGGGTCTCACGGCAGCCCTTATCAAGGTTGGTGCATCCGGCTGGGCGTCCCCAGTGGTGGTGACCGGTCTGGCCGTGTTCGTCGTGGCCGGAGGCGCATTTATCCTTATCGAGCGCCGTGTGAGCAGCCCCGTGCTACCGATGGGTCTGCTGTCCTCTCCCACGTTCTCGTCGGCGACAGCTGTCGGACTGCTGATCAACCTCGGCTTTTACGGTGAGCTATTTGTCATGAGCATCTACCTCCAAGAATTCCGCGGGTTCACCCCGCTTGCCGCCGGGATGGCACTGACACCAGAGCTTGCTATGGCGATCTTTGGTTCGAGCGTCTCTGGCCGGGTGATGGCCCACACCGGGCCACGGCTCCCCATGCTGGTGGGTCTCGTCGTGGGTGGCTTAGGGCTGGCGAGCCTTGTCATTAGCGGAGCCCACAATTCCTACTGGCTACTTGTGGTCCCTCTCATGGCAGCAGGACTCGGCATGTCGCTGGTGATGCCGGCTGCGACCGCAGCAGTCATGGAAGCGGCACCGACCGAGCGAGGAGGGATCGCCTCGGGAACGCTAAACGCTGCCCGCCAGGTGGGCGGCGTGATCGGCGTCGCCATTTTCGGAACCCTCATCGCATCCCGAGGAGCCTTCGTCACTGGTCTGCGCACCGGAATGATGATTGCTAGCGGAGTATTCTTTCTAGGGGCCTTACTCACTGCGCTCTATGTCGGCCGGGCGCGTCGCTAG
- a CDS encoding MFS transporter, whose amino-acid sequence MSRLVTRMGSFVVPFLTLYLTHARLVPLPLVGVVLVAFGLGALLAPVAGGVLTDRFGRKIVLIASLFGAGLLLVPVYFAHNIAWLSIAVLCYGFVLGLGRPAQTAMVADLIGPEQRRRAYALLFWATNLGFAVAMAAAGILSTHGFSYLFLGDGLSCVLGGVVVLVGTQETHDRPVRSERPSGGLTTVLHDGQVVILVVLGVAYASLYQQVSITLPLAMVHAGLSSASYGIDIALNGILIVVLQPLGARWIQKMPRMPLLAASTAVVGVGIASSILAHSTVGYAFSIAVWTVGEVGTAGILSSVIADLAPPALRGRYAGIQGSSWGIARLVAPAVGLAAFYAFGPTWLFVGCGVDGVLVALGYLAMTGPLRRRMELKEVA is encoded by the coding sequence GTGAGCCGCTTGGTCACCCGCATGGGTTCCTTTGTGGTGCCGTTTCTCACTCTCTACCTCACTCATGCCAGGCTCGTCCCACTCCCCTTGGTGGGAGTTGTACTTGTTGCCTTCGGTCTTGGGGCACTCTTAGCCCCCGTCGCCGGGGGCGTGCTCACCGATCGATTCGGGCGAAAGATCGTGCTTATCGCGAGTCTCTTTGGTGCGGGTCTGTTGCTCGTACCCGTCTACTTCGCTCACAACATCGCATGGCTGAGCATCGCAGTACTGTGCTATGGTTTTGTGCTTGGCCTCGGGCGACCCGCACAGACAGCCATGGTGGCCGATCTGATCGGTCCTGAGCAGCGTCGGCGTGCTTACGCCTTGTTGTTTTGGGCCACAAACTTGGGTTTTGCCGTCGCGATGGCGGCTGCGGGGATTCTTTCGACCCATGGGTTCAGTTATCTTTTTCTCGGGGATGGCTTGAGCTGCGTACTTGGTGGCGTGGTGGTGTTGGTCGGGACTCAGGAAACTCATGACAGACCCGTCCGCTCCGAGCGACCCTCTGGAGGCCTGACAACGGTTTTGCACGACGGCCAAGTGGTCATTCTGGTTGTGCTCGGCGTCGCCTATGCTTCGCTCTACCAACAGGTGTCCATCACCTTACCCCTTGCCATGGTCCACGCGGGGCTCTCCTCGGCCTCTTACGGCATTGACATTGCCCTCAACGGGATCTTGATTGTGGTGCTCCAACCTCTTGGGGCACGGTGGATACAGAAAATGCCAAGGATGCCGTTGCTCGCAGCCTCAACGGCTGTGGTCGGTGTCGGGATAGCCTCTTCGATTCTCGCCCACAGCACCGTGGGATACGCGTTTTCGATTGCCGTGTGGACGGTGGGAGAGGTGGGGACCGCCGGGATTTTGAGTTCGGTGATTGCCGACCTTGCACCACCGGCGCTCCGAGGTCGGTACGCCGGGATCCAAGGCTCCTCCTGGGGGATTGCACGGTTGGTTGCACCCGCAGTCGGCCTAGCAGCGTTCTACGCCTTCGGGCCGACCTGGCTCTTTGTCGGTTGCGGAGTTGATGGGGTTCTTGTTGCGCTCGGGTATCTCGCCATGACTGGTCCCCTGCGGCGACGGATGGAGCTCAAAGAGGTCGCCTAA